The sequence GGTGCGGAAATGCTCGGGCTTCATCAGGGCGGCGGGGATTTCGATATCGAACTCGCCTTCCACGGCCAGCATCAGGTTGACCATGTCGACCGAGGTCAGGCCGGCCTCGTTCAGGTCCTGGTCCAAGTCGGTCACGGCCGGCCGGCCGCGCTTGGCCAGAAGGCCTTGCACGATGCCGTCGATCCGCGGATCGCACGCCGCCCTACGCTGTTCCGCAATCATCGCCTGTCCCCCGGCAGGACCAAACAGGTCCCGAAACCCCGGCTCCGCGTGGCGCCGGTCTTGCAACCGCCTGCTCGTCCACCGGCTGCATCCGCATCTGTGGAACAAGTCAGCCGGGTCAGTGTCAAGGCATAAGGTGAACGCAGGGTGTAACCGTGGTCACTATCGGATGTGAATTTCGCTGAACAAGGATCCAAACCTGGATCAAGCATTCGGAAACGTCATTGCGCAAATTTGGCCGTCCAGTCTCGCCAAGTCACTAGCAACGCGACCGGGCCAGGGATAGCGTGGCTTCGTCGAGGCCACGGCGCAGGGGCAAAGTGTGGGAACCGAGGGCCGTAACATGACCGTTCATGATCTGAGAGGCGCCGGGAGCGCCGCAGCGACCTTGGAAGCGTCGCCGGCGGCGGGGCCCGGCGAGGCGCCGACCGACAGCATGTTCGAACGTGCCCGCCGCGTCGCTGCGGTCGCCGCCAGCTTTGCCGAGGCGGTCGACCGCGAGGCTCGCTTCCCCGCCGAGGCCATTGCGGCGATCAAGGCCGAGCGGCTGTTCGGCGTGCTGGTCCCCAAGGCCCTGTGCGGCGAAGGCGCCAGCCACGGCGACGTGGCCGAGATTTGCTACATCCTGGGCCAGGCCTGCGCCTCCTCGGCGATGATCTATGCGATGCACCAGGTGAAGATCGCCTGCGTGGCCAGGCACGTGGAGCCTGGCGCCTGGCATGAGGGCTTCCT is a genomic window of Phenylobacterium montanum containing:
- a CDS encoding phosphopantetheine-binding protein produces the protein MIAEQRRAACDPRIDGIVQGLLAKRGRPAVTDLDQDLNEAGLTSVDMVNLMLAVEGEFDIEIPAALMKPEHFRTLRAIEALVAKVTAA